Proteins co-encoded in one Cynocephalus volans isolate mCynVol1 chromosome 11, mCynVol1.pri, whole genome shotgun sequence genomic window:
- the CSRNP1 gene encoding cysteine/serine-rich nuclear protein 1, which produces MTGLLKRKFDQLDEDDFSFCSSSSCHSRSCSRSSSVSPAWDSEEEGPWDQMPLPDRDVCGPQSFTPPSILKRAPRERPRHVVFDGITVFYFPRCQGFTSVPSRGGCTLGMAPRHSACRHFSLAEFTQEQARARCEKLRQHLKEEKLETLRRTLSVTGVPKEEADQPLTLDAIDDASVEEDLAVAMASGRLEEVNFLQPYPARRRRALLRAAGVRRIDREEKQELQALRQSREDCGCRCDRVCDPETCSCSLAGIKCQMDHTAFPCGCCREGCENPKGRVEFNQARVQTHFIHTLTRLQLEQGAESLGELETPVQGHPPSPGEQALVPTFPLAKPPMTSELGDNSCSSDMTDSSTASSSASGTSEAPNHSTHPGLPGSGLQPGVNDDSLVRILSFSDSDLGGEEEEGGVRNLDNLSCFHPADIFGTGDPSGLASWTHSCSGSSLISCILDENANLDASCFLSGGLEGSREGSLPGTSVPPSVDAGQCSSVDLSLSSCDSFELLQSLPDYSLGPHYTSQKVSDSLDGLEAPHFPLPGLSPPGDTSTCFLETLMGLSEPAAEALAPFIDSQFEDSAPLSLMEPMPV; this is translated from the exons ATGACTGGGCTGCTGAAGAGGAAATTTGACCAGCTGGATGAGGACGACTTCTCATTCTGCTCCTCCTCCAGCTGCCACTCTCGCTCCTGCTCCCGGAGCTCCTCGGTGTCCCCTGCCTGGGACTCAGAAGAGGAGGGCCCATGGGATCAGATGCCCCTACCTGACCGTGATGTCTGTGGCCCCCAAAGTTTCACCC CCCCATCCATCCTGAAGCGGGCTCCTCGGGAGCGCCCACGCCACGTAGTCTTTGATGGCATCACCGTCTTCTACTTCCCTCGGTGCCAGGGCTTCACCAGCGTGCCGAGCCGTGGTGGCTGTACTCTGGGCATGGCCCCTCGACACAGCGCCTGCCGCCACTTCTCCTTGGCCGAGTTTACACAGGAGCAAGCCCGGGCACGGTGCGAGAAGCTCCGCCAGCACTTGAAAGAGGAAAAGCTGGAGACACTACGACGGACG CTTTCAGTAACTGGGGTACCCAAGGAAGAAGCAGACCAACCGCTTACATTGGATGCCATTGACGATGCCTCTGTGGAGGAGGACTTGGCAGTGGCCATGGCAAGTGGCCGGTTGGAAGAAGTGAACTTCCTACAACCCTACCCAGCCCGGCGACGGCGGGCTCTGCTGCGGGCTGCCGGCGTGCGAAGGATCGATCGTGAGGAGAAGCAGGAGCTGCAGGCACTGCGCCAATCCCGGGAGGACTGTGGCTGTCGCTGTGATAGGGTCTGTGACCCCGAGACCTGCAGCTGCAGCCTGGCGGGCATCAAGTGCCAG ATGGACCACACAGCGTTCCCCTGTGGCTGCTGCAGGGAGGGCTGTGAGAACCCCAAGGGCCGTGTGGAATTTAATCAGGCGCGAGTTCAGACCCATTTCATCCACACGCTCACCCGCCTGCAGCTGGAGCAGGGGGCTGAGAGCCTTGGGGAGCTGGAGACCCCTGTGCAGGGCCACCCACCCAGCCCTGGCGAGCAAGCCCTGGTCCCTACTTTCCCACTGGCCAAGCCCCCCATGACCAGTGAACTGGGAGACAACAGCTGCAGCAGTGACATGACCGATTCCTCCACAGCGTCTTCCTCAGCATCGGGCACTAGCGAGGCCCCCAACCACTCCACCCACCCAGGCCTGCCTGGCTCTGGCTTGCAGCCTGGGGTGAATGATGACAGCTTGGTGCGAATCCTGAGTTTCAGTGACTCTGACcttggtggggaggaggaagaagggggtgTGAGGAACCTGGACAACCTCAGCTGCTTCCACCCAGCTGACATCTTTGGTACTGGTGACCCCAGTGGCCTGGCCAGCTGGACCCACAGCTGTTCTGGCTCTAGCCTCATATCATGCATCCTGGATGAAAATGCCAACCTAGATGCCAGCTGCTTCCTTAGTGGTGGCCTTGAAGGGTCGAGAGAAGGCAGCCTCCCCGGCACCTCAGTGCCGCCCAGCGTGGACGCTGGTCAGTGCAGCTCAGTGGACCTCAGTTTGTCTTCATGCGACTCCTTTGAGCTACTCCAGTCTCTGCCAGATTATAGTCTGGGGCCTCACTACACCTCCCAGAAGGTGTCTGACAGCCTGGATGGCCTCGAGGCACCCCACTTCCCCTTGCCTGGCCTCTCTCCACCTGGGGACACCAGCACTTGCTTCTTGGAGACCCTCATGGGCTTGTCTGAGCCAGCTGCTGAAGCCCTAGCTCCCTTCATTGACAGCCAGTTTGAAGACAGTGCCCCACTGTCTCTGATGGAGCCTATGCCAGTGTGA